A single region of the Rubrobacter aplysinae genome encodes:
- a CDS encoding sulfotransferase family protein: MNILFVAGPGRSGTTAFANYLNQHPRLLICRERYKFLQPEITPDLFSFDRILDYREGETNLPKSYHEELLAGKSPDELAWIGDKTPSYVRNLGKLHKNNPGSRFIVLYRPIEEVAESYDARSKNPEDAWLGGKNGFELGVRDWNIAMKKTRQFVEGPRDPELLIISYHDFFSRSESCIPLVSRFLEIEFDDEVRRAWEKMSRSFENRRRRKEPLSQEQARYIQENKDHETEAWVLDRIQRQWDDPELPFRSTLPAQQEHQGKTEAGTEQTTSQKAAPRGPNPQQLKQRIVTLEQSLEKEQDKTQYLEARLRSLEIQVKEMRGSTGSRLLKRLDSLRGRLLDR, encoded by the coding sequence TTGAACATCTTATTCGTCGCGGGACCGGGCCGGAGCGGTACGACGGCGTTCGCCAACTATCTCAATCAGCATCCAAGGCTCTTGATCTGCCGTGAGCGTTATAAGTTCCTGCAGCCCGAGATCACACCGGATCTATTCAGCTTCGATAGGATACTGGACTACAGAGAGGGCGAGACGAACCTGCCCAAAAGCTATCACGAGGAGCTGCTCGCCGGTAAGAGCCCGGACGAGCTAGCTTGGATCGGTGATAAGACCCCGTCCTACGTCAGAAACCTGGGGAAGCTGCATAAGAACAATCCTGGCTCCCGCTTTATAGTGCTCTACCGGCCTATAGAGGAGGTTGCGGAGTCGTACGATGCGAGGTCCAAGAACCCGGAGGATGCCTGGCTCGGGGGTAAGAACGGCTTCGAGCTAGGGGTACGGGACTGGAACATCGCCATGAAGAAGACCCGGCAGTTCGTGGAGGGGCCGCGAGATCCCGAGCTGCTCATCATCAGCTACCATGATTTCTTTTCCCGCAGCGAGTCCTGCATACCGCTCGTGTCCAGGTTTCTGGAGATCGAGTTCGATGATGAGGTCCGGCGAGCCTGGGAGAAGATGTCACGCTCCTTCGAGAACCGCCGTCGGCGGAAGGAGCCCCTGAGCCAGGAGCAAGCGCGCTACATCCAGGAGAACAAGGACCACGAGACGGAAGCCTGGGTGCTGGACCGCATCCAGCGCCAGTGGGACGATCCGGAGTTGCCTTTCAGGAGCACGCTGCCCGCCCAACAGGAACATCAGGGTAAAACGGAGGCGGGCACGGAGCAGACCACCTCACAGAAAGCGGCTCCCAGGGGCCCGAACCCGCAGCAGCTCAAGCAGCGGATCGTCACGCTGGAGCAGAGCCTCGAAAAGGAGCAAGATAAGACTCAGTATCTTGAGGCTCGCTTGAGAAGCCTTGAGATTCAGGTAAAGGAGATGAGAGGCTCCACGGGCTCCAGGCTTCTCAAAAGACTGGATAGCCTACGCGGTCGGTTGTTGGACAGGTAG
- a CDS encoding class I SAM-dependent methyltransferase, producing MPVFEWNNDGRFGKLIAFANVEVGLSKTASSSYMRLEAERKRREASERREATLTAETGKLKSRAEDAEKVLADTRKQLQNFKRQRFRLESPDPEQDRVETFKTLLSPLPEGRLLDLGCGHGKFSLAAASLGWKVTAVDARTERMPTSADQNIEWLQGDVREFSFDKDDFDCISVLGLLYHLEQPAQMDLLKRCAGTLTILDTRVGLNQGATENGYRGEYYKEPGETEEERKTRLAASWGNAQSFWPTEDSLIKMARDAGFSLVAPVRPPRRKYRTFYVCYP from the coding sequence ATGCCGGTGTTCGAGTGGAATAACGACGGACGCTTTGGAAAGTTGATCGCTTTCGCAAACGTGGAAGTGGGACTTTCAAAGACTGCCTCTTCTAGCTACATGCGCCTCGAAGCAGAGCGTAAGCGACGAGAAGCATCCGAGAGACGCGAAGCTACGTTAACCGCAGAGACTGGTAAGCTCAAATCCAGGGCAGAAGACGCAGAGAAAGTTCTCGCTGACACTAGAAAGCAACTTCAGAATTTCAAGCGCCAGCGTTTCCGGCTAGAGAGCCCTGATCCAGAACAGGATAGAGTTGAGACATTCAAGACCCTTCTTTCTCCTCTGCCAGAGGGCAGGTTGCTCGACTTGGGGTGCGGCCACGGTAAGTTCTCACTTGCCGCCGCGAGCCTGGGCTGGAAGGTTACGGCGGTTGACGCGAGAACCGAGAGGATGCCCACTAGTGCAGATCAGAACATAGAGTGGCTCCAGGGCGACGTGCGGGAGTTCTCCTTTGACAAAGACGACTTCGACTGCATCTCTGTGCTCGGGCTACTCTACCATCTCGAACAGCCCGCCCAGATGGACCTCCTCAAAAGGTGCGCCGGTACGCTAACGATCCTCGACACCAGGGTCGGCCTCAACCAAGGGGCCACCGAGAACGGTTATAGAGGCGAGTACTACAAGGAGCCGGGTGAAACGGAGGAGGAACGCAAGACGAGGCTCGCTGCTTCCTGGGGTAACGCCCAATCATTTTGGCCCACGGAGGATTCGCTCATAAAGATGGCCCGCGACGCGGGCTTCTCGCTAGTAGCTCCGGTGAGGC